The nucleotide sequence CGTGGAGGTGGCAGCCCCCTAGCGCTGCGGAGGTGGGCTGCACCGATGCGACGGCGGGAGCACGAGGCGACACGGCGGTAGGCTGTTGTGGATGAGCGACGATTGCACGGTGGCCTCCTGCACCCACGCGCCACCAACGTTGGGTGACCCGTCGTGGAGCACGACGTCGAACACGACGACGCCGTTGGAGTCCATGAGCCTCCGCACTGCGGCGCGACACTTGGTGGTGGTGATGTCCTCCGTCAGAGAGTGCGCGCCGCGGATGGGGACGaggtcgacgccgacgacgaaggCCCCCACAGGCACGTGGTTGACGGCCACCTGGACCCATCCCCCGGGCGCCGCGCAGAGGTCGAGCACCGTGCGCGCCGTCGGCAGGAAGCGGAACCACGCGTCGAGCTGGAGCAGCTTGAAGGCCGCGCGACTCTGGTAGCTCTGCTTCTTGGCGAGGTGGTAGAACTTATCCTGTCGCTGCTTCCCCTTCGTCTTCCCCATtgttgcctcctcctcctctgccgccgccgacgagccgcctcagcccgccgccgcgtcgccttgtgctcccgccgctgcgccccggcgacctcctccccacctgcCCTGGCTTGCCCAagaggagagaagtgagagagagagagagagaaatgggagagaagagagagtggCTGACCTGGacaggctgacaggtggggcccacgtgagtCCCGCACTGACTCAGCagtcacgtaggacaaaaccggggtcgAAACCACCTAAGGACATCGGGTGatcggttttgtatagttaaggggcCTCGCGTAtatggttttgcggtttgaggacgttttttatcccaatgacaagttgagggaccttcggtgtacatTTTCCCCTCTCAAGTTCAAGTCAGTCAACACACTTCACGGCCTCCGGGGGGAAAACCAACCCGCTAACACCGAAGCCCATATGAAATCCATATGCGTGGACGCGCTGGATTTCAGCCCACCCAACCGCTAGCTGACGCCCGGGCCCGACGAGGCCGTGCCCTGGCCtgctgcgtgcgtgcgtgcgtgggtGCCGTGTTACACGGCCCGTGTAGCGTCGTCGCAGGGCACGCGTGCGCATGTGTGCCATGTAAAAAGCGCCCAGCTGCTGAACTGCAACTAACCAACGATACCGGCGGTGGAGTCAGCCATGGTTTGCATCCATCGACGGACGCAGCACGCGCGCACACCACGCGGTCCAACGCGTACGCACGCACGCCGCATGGTCCCGCGCCGTCTCCGTCCGTCCCGGCGGAATTAGCTGGCTAGCTCAGCTCAGTCactcgcagcagcagccgcccggGCACGCACACTGCACTGCGCTGCACGGCCAGGCTCCGTGATCAGATCAAGCTAGCCACACAGCTGCCAGCTgcgtccatcc is from Oryza sativa Japonica Group chromosome 9, ASM3414082v1 and encodes:
- the LOC107275994 gene encoding uncharacterized protein, which codes for MGKTKGKQRQDKFYHLAKKQSYQSRAAFKLLQLDAWFRFLPTARTVLDLCAAPGGWVQVAVNHVPVGAFVVGVDLVPIRGAHSLTEDITTTKCRAAVRRLMDSNGVVVFDVVLHDGSPNVGGAWVQEATVQSSLIHNSLPPCRLVLPPSHRCSPPPQR